A genomic region of Persephonella marina EX-H1 contains the following coding sequences:
- a CDS encoding M48 family metallopeptidase, with translation MVEKKLIKVKDLEVLVYKKNIKNFHLNVLPPEGTVRVSVPISVSDETVRLFIIKKLPWIKKHIKNFQSQSRQTKRRYVSGESHYFKGQRYLLRIEESKRPKIEIKNKKYIYFYVPKHYTQEQRENYYQNWLRKELKKELETLIPKWEKIIGIKVNEVKIKKMKTRWGTCNPEAKRIWINLELIKKPIECLEYIIVHEMIHFFEKKHNKKFKAYMDKFLPKWEAYKRQLNEFILEDL, from the coding sequence ATGGTAGAGAAAAAACTAATAAAAGTTAAAGACTTAGAAGTTTTAGTGTATAAAAAAAATATAAAAAACTTCCATCTAAATGTTTTACCTCCAGAGGGAACAGTAAGAGTATCTGTTCCAATAAGTGTTTCTGATGAAACAGTAAGATTATTTATTATTAAAAAACTACCTTGGATAAAAAAACATATTAAGAATTTTCAGTCTCAATCAAGACAAACCAAAAGGAGATATGTATCAGGAGAAAGCCATTATTTCAAAGGACAAAGATATCTCTTAAGAATAGAAGAGTCAAAAAGACCCAAGATAGAAATAAAGAATAAAAAATATATATATTTTTATGTTCCAAAGCACTATACACAAGAGCAGAGAGAAAATTATTATCAAAACTGGCTTCGAAAAGAGTTAAAGAAAGAACTGGAGACTTTAATACCTAAATGGGAGAAAATAATAGGCATAAAAGTTAACGAAGTTAAAATAAAAAAAATGAAAACAAGATGGGGTACGTGTAACCCAGAAGCTAAAAGAATTTGGATAAACTTGGAACTTATAAAAAAACCAATAGAATGTTTGGAATACATAATAGTCCATGAAATGATTCACTTTTTTGAAAAAAAACATAATAAAAAATTCAAAGCTTATATGGATAAGTTTTTGCCTAAATGGGAAGCCTATAAAAGACAGTTAAATGAGTTTATATTAGAAGATCTTTAA
- a CDS encoding type I restriction endonuclease subunit R, which produces MQIIKVNQRERETQNRVVKFFQEALGYDYLGNWEKRENSSNIEEEYLTNFLKKQGYKDKIINKAISELKKIATNQQKSLYDKNKEIYNLLRYGISIKPNPSEQSVHVDFIDWENPENNHFAIAEEVTIKGKHTKRPDIVIYINGIAVGVLELKRSRISISEGIRQNLDNQKKEFIQDFFSTIQLVMAGNDTQGLRYGTIETPERYYLEWKEENPEFDHNKKQNIPRTLPRDKCEKSNNILDCDIYRLLNKKRLLEIIHDFVVFDAGIKKLPRHNQYFGVKAAQRSLKQREGGIIWHTQGSGKSLTMVWLAKWILENNPNGRVLIITDRVELDEQIEKVFKGVGEDIYRTKSAKDLLDQLNKTEERLICSLIHKFGRAEVTDKDYDEYIEALRKDLPKDFKAKGDIIVFVDECHRTQSGKLHKAMKEFLPNAIFIGFTGTPLLKKDKPTTLETFGKYIHTYKFDEAVNDEVVLDLRYEARDVDIKVVSKEKIDKWFETKTKGLSDIAKAQLKQRWGTLKKLYSSKDRMEKIVADIIFDFEIRPRLASGRGNAMLVAGSVYEACKYYEIFKSKGFNKLAIVTSYRPSITSIKGEETGEEGEAEQLKKYEVYKKMIAEYYNISEDEAVKDYWIDKFEKDVKKKFIDEPGQMKLLIVVDKLLTGFDAPSATYLFIDKPMKDHGLFQAICRVNRLDDKDKGDEFDKDYGYIVDYRDLFNSMEKAIKDYTSGAFAEFEKEDVKGLIKDRLTEAKKKLDELLEQLDLITESVKHPKGINEYRDYFIGDNSEKKQQLRLEFYKKVSSLIRTYTNVANELDEIGYSKKEQEEIKKKVEHYTAVRDELKLISSDYLDLKVFDPAMRYLIDTYISAEESKTLALFEDTSLLEIVALEGIKSAIEKLPRTIGKSKEAIAEVIENNIRKLITDEREVNPIYYEKMSQILEELVAKRKKEVIDYESYLKEIEKLTKMLLKLEDEENPYPESIKDSKAKRAIYDALDGFENREVLTNKLDEVIINAKQDSWRGNVIKERRIKNAIYKVLHNRELTEKIFELVLKQEEY; this is translated from the coding sequence ATGCAAATTATAAAAGTAAATCAAAGGGAAAGGGAAACACAAAATAGAGTTGTAAAATTTTTTCAAGAAGCCTTAGGATATGATTATCTTGGAAATTGGGAAAAAAGAGAAAATAGTTCAAATATAGAGGAAGAATATTTAACTAACTTTCTAAAAAAGCAAGGTTATAAAGATAAAATAATAAACAAAGCAATAAGCGAACTAAAAAAAATTGCCACAAACCAGCAAAAAAGTTTATACGACAAAAATAAAGAAATTTACAACCTACTAAGATATGGTATAAGTATTAAACCAAATCCTTCAGAGCAATCTGTTCATGTTGATTTTATCGATTGGGAAAACCCCGAAAATAACCACTTTGCTATAGCTGAAGAAGTAACTATCAAAGGAAAACACACCAAAAGACCTGATATTGTGATTTATATAAATGGAATAGCTGTTGGAGTGTTAGAGCTAAAAAGATCAAGGATATCTATATCTGAAGGAATCAGGCAGAATTTAGATAATCAGAAAAAAGAATTTATACAGGACTTTTTTTCAACAATCCAACTTGTTATGGCTGGAAATGATACTCAAGGACTTAGATATGGAACAATAGAAACCCCAGAAAGGTATTATTTAGAATGGAAAGAAGAAAATCCAGAATTTGACCATAATAAAAAGCAAAATATCCCAAGAACATTGCCAAGAGATAAATGTGAAAAATCTAATAATATTTTAGATTGTGATATTTACAGACTCTTAAACAAAAAAAGACTACTTGAGATAATCCATGATTTTGTTGTTTTTGATGCTGGAATAAAAAAATTGCCAAGACATAACCAATATTTTGGAGTAAAAGCAGCCCAAAGGAGTTTAAAGCAAAGAGAAGGGGGTATTATCTGGCATACTCAGGGTAGCGGTAAATCCTTAACAATGGTATGGCTTGCAAAATGGATACTTGAAAATAATCCAAATGGTAGAGTTCTAATAATAACGGACAGAGTTGAACTTGATGAACAGATTGAAAAGGTTTTTAAAGGAGTGGGCGAAGATATCTATAGAACAAAATCGGCTAAAGACTTATTGGATCAACTTAATAAAACAGAAGAAAGACTAATATGTTCTTTAATTCATAAATTTGGTAGAGCTGAGGTAACAGATAAGGATTATGATGAGTATATAGAAGCGCTTAGAAAAGACTTACCCAAAGACTTTAAAGCAAAAGGAGATATAATTGTCTTTGTAGATGAATGTCATAGAACTCAATCAGGAAAATTACACAAAGCAATGAAAGAGTTTTTACCTAATGCTATTTTCATCGGTTTTACAGGAACACCTCTTTTAAAGAAAGATAAACCCACAACATTAGAAACATTCGGAAAATATATTCATACCTACAAATTTGATGAAGCTGTTAATGATGAGGTTGTTCTTGATTTGAGATATGAAGCAAGGGATGTGGATATAAAGGTTGTTTCAAAAGAAAAAATTGATAAATGGTTTGAAACTAAAACTAAAGGTTTATCAGATATAGCTAAAGCCCAGTTAAAGCAAAGATGGGGAACCCTTAAAAAACTATATAGCTCAAAAGATAGAATGGAAAAAATAGTGGCAGATATAATTTTTGACTTTGAAATAAGACCCAGACTTGCATCAGGTAGAGGAAATGCAATGCTTGTTGCTGGAAGTGTATATGAAGCTTGTAAGTATTATGAAATTTTTAAATCAAAAGGATTTAACAAATTAGCCATAGTTACATCATACAGACCAAGTATTACGAGTATAAAAGGAGAAGAGACTGGAGAGGAAGGAGAAGCAGAGCAACTAAAAAAATATGAAGTCTATAAAAAGATGATCGCTGAATATTATAATATTTCTGAAGACGAAGCAGTAAAAGATTATTGGATAGATAAGTTTGAAAAAGATGTAAAGAAAAAATTTATAGATGAGCCTGGACAGATGAAACTTTTAATAGTAGTAGATAAACTTTTAACAGGTTTTGATGCTCCAAGTGCTACTTATCTTTTTATAGACAAACCTATGAAGGATCACGGATTATTTCAAGCAATATGCAGAGTAAATAGACTTGATGATAAAGATAAAGGAGATGAGTTTGATAAAGATTATGGCTATATAGTTGATTATAGAGATTTATTCAATTCTATGGAAAAAGCTATAAAAGATTATACTTCTGGAGCTTTTGCTGAATTTGAAAAAGAAGATGTAAAAGGATTAATAAAAGATAGACTAACAGAAGCCAAGAAAAAATTAGACGAATTATTAGAACAGCTTGATTTAATAACGGAGAGCGTAAAACATCCAAAAGGTATAAATGAATACAGAGATTACTTCATTGGCGATAACTCTGAAAAAAAACAGCAATTAAGACTTGAGTTTTATAAAAAGGTTTCTTCTTTAATCAGAACATACACAAATGTAGCTAATGAGCTTGATGAAATAGGTTATAGCAAAAAAGAACAAGAAGAAATAAAGAAAAAGGTAGAACATTATACAGCTGTAAGAGATGAACTTAAACTAATAAGTAGTGATTATTTAGACCTAAAGGTATTTGACCCTGCAATGAGATATCTGATTGATACCTATATAAGTGCAGAAGAAAGCAAAACATTAGCTTTATTTGAAGATACATCTCTGCTAGAAATTGTTGCATTAGAAGGAATAAAAAGTGCTATTGAAAAGCTTCCAAGAACCATAGGCAAAAGTAAAGAAGCGATTGCTGAAGTAATAGAAAATAACATAAGAAAGCTTATAACAGATGAAAGAGAAGTTAATCCTATTTATTATGAAAAAATGTCCCAGATACTAGAGGAACTGGTAGCCAAAAGAAAAAAAGAAGTTATTGATTATGAAAGTTATTTAAAAGAAATAGAAAAATTAACAAAAATGCTTTTAAAATTGGAAGATGAGGAAAATCCTTATCCAGAAAGTATAAAAGATAGCAAAGCAAAAAGAGCTATTTACGATGCTTTAGATGGTTTTGAAAACAGAGAAGTACTTACAAATAAATTAGATGAAGTAATCATAAATGCTAAACAAGATTCGTGGAGAGGAAACGTAATAAAAGAACGAAGAATAAAAAATGCAATCTATAAAGTTTTACATAATAGAGAACTTACTGAAAAAATCTTTGAATTAGTCTTAAAACAAGAAGAGTACTAA
- a CDS encoding AAA family ATPase — translation MILKVKLENCYGIRKLDYEFNFENGRVFAIYAPNGTMKTSFAKTFKDYSEKKETKDLHFPHRETKVELKLNGEDLNRENVFVIESYNEDYASKSISVLLASKKLRANYDKIYKDFKDEKNILIKELSNISKVKPKDIENIFKEEFNKSLEDFLTEIDKKLKEKDDNYSKYSELVYSDIFNNDVLNLLSNKDVKKHIEDYIKKYKELINKSPYFRENFDHYNANEVIKSLKGNNFFKAGHTISLSNGTNKEEFNNEKELNKFLEEQKKKILENEELKSIFEKIDKGLNRNQKLRNFRSILRKNPKIIVEFENLKKFKEKIWLSYLIKLKESSLNFIEKYNKYKEDLNNLLEKARNEETDWEKIIEIFNNKFIDMPFELAIENKEEVILKQDVPSIKFIFKDGEDKKEYNDKKNLISKLSNGEKRALYLLDIIFDLEAQKKSGKDTIIIIDDIADSFDYKNKYAIIEYLKEIAEYENFYIIILTHNFDFFRTIRSRIIVNKNKCKIANRLPNGKIKLNDLKEISNPFEEWKKYLENFANGSSGTNKKNAKKIFIATIPFIRNLAEYIEGKSSEDYKKLTYCLHYKPSKNIKLKDLKEIYEKYIKNFDVSNLFASLFTNEELNTNIYEMIFNITDIIKNDRDNHIKLEGKIVLAIATRLKAEKYMLSKLNNDIDENEWKFTRYLFERFREISNDSETLKKLERVLIITPEYIHINAFMYEPLVDVSIGELKKLYAEDISLLLRE, via the coding sequence ATGATATTGAAGGTGAAACTCGAAAATTGTTATGGAATAAGAAAATTAGATTATGAGTTTAACTTCGAAAATGGCAGAGTTTTTGCAATATATGCACCAAATGGGACAATGAAAACCTCTTTTGCTAAAACTTTTAAAGATTATTCAGAAAAAAAAGAGACAAAAGATTTACATTTTCCACACAGAGAAACTAAGGTTGAATTAAAACTAAATGGTGAAGATTTAAATCGGGAAAATGTATTTGTTATTGAATCATATAATGAAGATTATGCTTCTAAAAGTATTTCCGTTTTGTTAGCAAGTAAAAAGTTAAGAGCTAATTATGATAAAATTTATAAAGATTTTAAAGATGAAAAAAATATATTGATAAAAGAACTAAGTAATATTTCAAAAGTAAAACCTAAAGACATTGAAAATATTTTCAAAGAAGAATTTAATAAAAGTTTAGAAGATTTTCTTACTGAAATTGATAAAAAATTAAAAGAAAAAGATGATAATTATTCTAAGTATTCAGAGTTGGTATATTCAGACATTTTTAATAATGATGTTTTAAATCTTTTAAGCAATAAGGACGTGAAGAAACATATAGAAGATTATATAAAAAAGTATAAAGAACTTATCAATAAATCACCATACTTTAGAGAAAATTTTGACCATTATAATGCCAATGAAGTTATAAAAAGTCTCAAAGGAAACAATTTTTTTAAAGCAGGACATACCATTAGCTTATCAAATGGAACTAATAAAGAAGAGTTTAATAATGAAAAAGAGTTAAATAAGTTCTTAGAAGAACAAAAGAAAAAAATCTTAGAAAATGAAGAATTAAAAAGTATATTTGAAAAAATAGACAAGGGTTTAAATAGGAACCAAAAACTAAGAAATTTTCGTTCTATACTACGAAAAAATCCCAAAATAATAGTAGAATTTGAAAATTTGAAAAAATTTAAAGAGAAAATTTGGCTTTCATACTTGATAAAACTAAAAGAGTCATCATTAAATTTTATTGAAAAATACAATAAATACAAAGAAGATTTAAATAACCTCTTAGAGAAAGCTCGCAATGAAGAAACAGATTGGGAAAAGATAATAGAGATTTTTAATAATAAGTTTATAGATATGCCTTTTGAATTGGCTATAGAGAATAAAGAAGAAGTTATCCTTAAACAGGATGTTCCGAGTATAAAATTTATTTTTAAAGACGGAGAAGATAAGAAAGAATACAACGACAAAAAAAATCTCATATCAAAATTAAGCAATGGAGAAAAAAGAGCTTTATATTTATTAGACATTATTTTTGACTTAGAGGCTCAAAAAAAATCAGGCAAGGATACAATAATAATAATAGATGATATTGCAGACTCATTTGATTATAAGAACAAATATGCAATTATTGAATATCTCAAAGAAATTGCAGAATATGAAAATTTTTACATTATTATCTTAACTCATAATTTTGACTTTTTTAGAACTATAAGAAGTAGAATAATTGTAAATAAAAATAAATGTAAAATCGCAAACAGATTACCAAATGGTAAAATCAAACTAAATGACCTAAAAGAAATTTCTAATCCCTTCGAGGAATGGAAAAAATATTTAGAAAATTTTGCAAATGGTTCTTCTGGGACAAATAAAAAAAATGCAAAAAAAATTTTTATAGCTACAATTCCATTTATTAGGAATTTAGCAGAGTATATTGAAGGAAAAAGCAGCGAAGATTACAAAAAATTAACATACTGTCTGCATTATAAACCAAGTAAAAATATAAAGCTTAAGGATTTAAAAGAGATTTATGAAAAGTATATTAAGAATTTCGATGTAAGTAATCTTTTTGCAAGTTTATTTACAAATGAAGAATTAAATACAAATATATATGAGATGATATTTAATATAACAGATATAATAAAAAATGATAGGGATAACCATATAAAACTAGAAGGTAAGATTGTTTTGGCTATAGCAACAAGATTGAAAGCAGAAAAGTATATGTTAAGCAAATTAAATAACGACATTGATGAAAATGAATGGAAATTTACAAGATATTTGTTTGAGAGATTTAGAGAAATTTCAAATGACAGCGAAACATTGAAAAAATTAGAAAGAGTTTTAATTATAACTCCTGAGTATATCCATATAAATGCTTTTATGTATGAGCCATTGGTAGATGTTAGTATTGGTGAACTAAAAAAATTATATGCAGAAGATATTTCTTTATTACTAAGGGAGTAA
- a CDS encoding restriction endonuclease subunit S, with translation MNNKIPTGYKKTEIGIIPEDWEVKRLGEVSKIVGRIGFRGYTKKDIVKPWRGAISLSPINIVDGKLNLKSNLTFVSWNKYEESPEIKIKTGDIIFVKTGSTLGKVAIIEKVVFPTTINPQLVIIKVFKRTNNKFINFYLNSFTFKNLLNKVLDGQAIPTLSQYQLSNLLLPLPPLPEQKDIAKVLSDIDNLIESLDKLIEKKKLIKKGAMQELLTGKKRLQGFKGKWVKMKLGEVFDIKRGASPRPIEKYITKKSNGINWIKISDVKPEDKYLVKTEIKITQEGAKQSVVVNYNDLILSNSMSYGRPYISKIKGCIHDGWLLLKRKGKQNIEFFYYLLSSYKVQKSFDLLAAGSGVNNLKIDSVKELSIYIPPTLEEQQAIAKILSDMDAEIEALKKKKEKYEQIKKGAMELLLTGKVRLKTINNGEGKNNDIEGETRKLLWNKKIRL, from the coding sequence ATGAATAATAAAATACCAACAGGATATAAAAAAACTGAAATAGGGATTATTCCAGAGGATTGGGAAGTTAAGAGGTTGGGAGAAGTTTCAAAAATTGTAGGGAGAATAGGCTTTAGAGGATATACAAAAAAGGATATTGTAAAGCCTTGGAGAGGTGCTATTTCTTTGAGTCCTATTAATATAGTAGATGGTAAGCTAAATTTAAAATCAAATCTAACATTTGTTTCATGGAATAAATATGAAGAATCCCCTGAAATAAAAATTAAAACAGGGGATATTATATTTGTAAAGACAGGTTCAACTTTGGGTAAAGTAGCTATTATTGAAAAAGTCGTATTTCCTACTACAATAAATCCACAGTTAGTAATAATAAAGGTTTTCAAAAGGACTAATAATAAATTTATTAATTTTTACTTGAATTCTTTTACTTTTAAAAATTTATTAAATAAAGTTTTAGATGGTCAAGCCATACCAACACTTTCACAATATCAATTATCAAATCTTTTACTACCTCTCCCACCCCTCCCCGAACAAAAAGATATAGCTAAAGTTTTAAGTGATATTGATAACCTTATAGAAAGCCTTGATAAACTCATAGAAAAAAAGAAACTCATCAAAAAAGGAGCAATGCAGGAGCTTCTAACAGGAAAAAAAAGACTTCAAGGGTTTAAGGGTAAATGGGTTAAGATGAAATTAGGGGAAGTTTTTGATATAAAAAGAGGAGCTTCACCAAGACCTATAGAAAAGTATATTACGAAAAAAAGCAATGGTATCAATTGGATTAAAATAAGCGATGTTAAGCCTGAAGATAAATATTTGGTAAAAACCGAAATTAAGATAACTCAAGAAGGAGCTAAACAATCAGTAGTTGTGAACTATAATGATTTAATTTTATCTAACTCAATGAGTTATGGTAGACCATATATAAGTAAAATTAAAGGTTGTATCCATGATGGTTGGTTATTATTAAAAAGAAAGGGAAAACAAAACATTGAATTTTTTTATTATCTATTATCTTCCTATAAAGTTCAAAAAAGTTTTGACCTATTAGCCGCAGGCTCTGGAGTTAATAATTTAAAAATAGATAGTGTTAAAGAACTATCAATATATATTCCCCCAACCCTTGAAGAACAACAAGCCATTGCTAAAATCCTTTCAGATATGGATGCCGAAATAGAAGCCCTTAAAAAGAAAAAAGAAAAATACGAACAAATTAAAAAAGGAGCTATGGAGCTTCTTTTGACTGGAAAGGTTAGATTAAAAACTATAAATAATGGGGAGGGAAAAAATAATGATATTGAAGGTGAAACTCGAAAATTGTTATGGAATAAGAAAATTAGATTATGA
- a CDS encoding TIGR02391 family protein: MANLNTFDKQVLEKLFEMGDGYVSDFSNLSMEEFFKEELNVNIFDDKYNYRSGSKANRLRAFWRIEDNKTVAKSIIKLIEYIEHKILIGDFKKENYPDELIKAAYKIAKKLDNNIIDLNKEVSNLEANIINGNINIVLNNKVFAHVKELLADGHYFHAVEESFKIVREKLREITGKERATEAFREQNYEKIFGHSPQNETERDFFEGVKFLHMAIQFFRNEKVHTPAYKIDKNLAIHYIVLASLAYELIDRGKNNE, translated from the coding sequence ATGGCAAATTTAAACACCTTTGATAAACAGGTTTTAGAAAAACTTTTTGAAATGGGTGATGGATATGTCTCAGATTTTAGCAATTTATCAATGGAGGAATTTTTTAAAGAAGAGCTTAACGTTAATATATTTGATGACAAATACAATTATCGCTCAGGTTCTAAAGCAAATAGATTACGTGCTTTCTGGAGAATTGAAGACAACAAAACAGTGGCCAAAAGTATTATAAAGCTAATAGAATACATTGAGCATAAAATTTTAATAGGTGATTTCAAAAAAGAAAATTATCCCGATGAGTTAATAAAGGCGGCTTATAAAATAGCTAAAAAATTAGATAACAATATTATTGATTTAAATAAAGAAGTATCGAATTTAGAAGCAAACATAATTAATGGAAATATCAATATAGTTCTAAACAATAAAGTTTTTGCTCATGTCAAGGAATTATTAGCAGACGGACATTATTTTCATGCTGTTGAAGAGTCTTTTAAAATTGTAAGAGAAAAATTAAGAGAGATTACAGGCAAAGAAAGAGCAACAGAAGCATTTAGAGAACAAAATTATGAAAAGATTTTTGGACATTCACCTCAAAACGAAACTGAAAGGGATTTTTTTGAAGGAGTAAAATTTTTACACATGGCAATTCAATTTTTTCGCAATGAAAAGGTTCACACACCTGCTTATAAAATAGATAAAAATTTGGCTATTCATTATATAGTTTTGGCAAGTTTGGCTTATGAATTAATTGATAGAGGAAAAAATAATGAATAA
- a CDS encoding type I restriction-modification system subunit M — translation MAIKKTQLYNHLWEAANALRGGMDASQYKDYVLTILFVKYVTDKYKGDPYNEDGFIVPEGGSFDDLIEAKGKKNIGERINIVLSKLAEENGLKGVIDIVDFDDDTKLGTGKEKVDRLTKLIGIFENPELNFSRNRSDGDDILGDVYEYFMKKFATEAGKSKGQFYTPAEVSRVMAKIIGVEKATSPDQTAYDPTCGSGSLLLKVADEAPVKISLYGQEIDINVANIARMNMILHGRPDAEIAQGNTLSHPKFKNPDGSLKTFDFAVANPPFSQKNWMDGVNVKNDQYHRFDDGVPPAKNGDYAFLLHFIKSLKSKGKGAIILPHGVLFRGNAEAEIRKNLIKKGYIKGIIGLPPNLFYGTGIPAVILVIDKKNAQARKGIFIIDASKGYRKDGNKNRLRERDIHKIVDTFVNFKEIPGYSRMVSLEEIEKNDYNLNIPRYIESTEKEDIQDIYAHLHGGIPKRDIDKIEILNVFNDLKNRLFRKKEEGYYTLNVDIDNLTEIIENAEEVKEFKSHALAVFEKWTDENMPILTGIDKNTHPKEFIKTISESLLEFYKPLNLIDEYAIYQILMDYWDETIKDDIYMIIEKGWVAEPYRIIEKNKKGKEIDKGWTCDILPKDIVINEFFKEEKEEIESLEAQKDEIIRQREELKEENSGEDEALFEVEKKSDVLENLEDFKRLAWEEYFEDEYNQLLGLEKELEILMLNKLELAHSLGIFSKKELSQKYLKEKAKTTSDEKEKKLLNELLEILKVIKDKKKEIKSLKNELEEKTQNLIAKDTNREFLKEISILEKYLNLLEKEADLKKEIKEKEKELDKKLLEKYKSFTQEEVRDLVINKKWLKSLKEAVNDEIEELIMKLINRIKELYERYENPLPEIEKEAEEYEQKVKEHLKTMGFSF, via the coding sequence TTGGCAATCAAGAAAACACAACTTTACAATCATCTTTGGGAGGCTGCAAATGCACTCAGAGGGGGAATGGATGCAAGCCAGTATAAAGACTATGTATTAACTATCCTATTTGTTAAGTATGTAACAGACAAATACAAAGGAGACCCTTATAATGAAGATGGATTTATAGTTCCTGAAGGTGGAAGCTTTGACGATTTAATAGAAGCAAAAGGTAAAAAAAATATTGGAGAAAGAATAAATATAGTTTTATCAAAATTAGCTGAAGAAAATGGTTTAAAGGGTGTGATAGATATAGTTGATTTTGATGATGATACAAAGCTTGGCACTGGAAAAGAAAAGGTTGATAGATTAACAAAGCTTATAGGTATTTTTGAAAATCCAGAGCTTAATTTTTCAAGAAACAGATCGGATGGAGACGATATCCTCGGTGACGTATATGAATACTTTATGAAGAAATTTGCAACAGAAGCAGGTAAAAGCAAAGGACAGTTTTACACTCCTGCTGAAGTATCAAGAGTAATGGCTAAAATTATCGGTGTTGAAAAAGCAACCTCACCAGACCAAACAGCATACGACCCAACTTGTGGAAGTGGTTCTCTGCTTTTAAAAGTAGCAGATGAAGCTCCTGTAAAAATATCCCTTTACGGACAAGAAATAGATATAAATGTAGCTAATATTGCAAGAATGAATATGATACTGCACGGAAGACCTGATGCGGAAATAGCACAAGGGAATACATTATCACACCCTAAATTTAAAAATCCTGATGGAAGTTTAAAAACATTTGATTTTGCAGTTGCAAATCCACCATTTTCACAAAAAAACTGGATGGATGGTGTTAATGTAAAAAATGACCAATACCACAGATTTGACGATGGAGTTCCTCCAGCTAAAAATGGAGATTATGCTTTTCTACTTCATTTTATAAAGTCTCTAAAGTCTAAAGGAAAAGGTGCAATTATTTTGCCTCATGGTGTTTTATTTAGAGGGAATGCTGAAGCTGAGATTAGAAAGAATTTGATTAAAAAAGGATATATAAAGGGTATTATAGGCTTGCCTCCAAACCTATTTTATGGAACTGGTATTCCTGCTGTTATTTTAGTAATAGACAAAAAAAATGCTCAAGCAAGAAAAGGAATTTTTATAATTGATGCATCTAAGGGATACAGGAAAGACGGAAACAAAAACAGATTAAGAGAAAGGGATATTCATAAAATTGTAGATACATTTGTTAATTTTAAAGAAATCCCTGGCTATTCCCGTATGGTAAGCCTTGAGGAGATTGAGAAAAATGACTACAACTTAAATATTCCAAGATATATTGAAAGTACAGAAAAAGAAGATATTCAAGATATTTATGCACATTTACATGGAGGCATTCCAAAAAGGGATATAGACAAGATAGAAATTTTAAATGTTTTTAATGATTTAAAAAATCGGTTATTTAGAAAAAAAGAAGAAGGTTATTACACTTTGAATGTTGATATTGATAACTTAACAGAAATCATAGAAAATGCGGAAGAAGTGAAAGAGTTCAAATCACATGCTTTAGCAGTATTTGAAAAATGGACAGATGAAAATATGCCTATTTTAACAGGAATTGATAAAAACACTCATCCAAAAGAGTTTATCAAAACTATTTCAGAAAGTTTACTTGAATTTTATAAACCTTTAAATCTGATTGATGAGTATGCAATTTATCAAATTCTTATGGATTACTGGGATGAAACAATAAAAGATGATATCTATATGATTATTGAAAAAGGCTGGGTTGCAGAACCTTATAGAATAATAGAGAAGAACAAGAAAGGTAAAGAAATAGACAAAGGTTGGACTTGTGATATTTTGCCAAAAGATATTGTTATAAATGAATTTTTCAAAGAAGAAAAAGAAGAAATTGAAAGCTTGGAAGCACAAAAAGATGAAATTATCAGACAAAGAGAAGAGTTAAAAGAAGAAAATTCTGGAGAAGATGAAGCGTTATTTGAGGTAGAGAAAAAATCTGATGTTTTAGAAAATTTAGAAGATTTTAAAAGATTAGCGTGGGAGGAATATTTCGAAGATGAATATAATCAATTATTAGGACTTGAAAAAGAATTGGAGATATTAATGCTAAACAAATTGGAATTAGCCCATTCTTTAGGTATTTTCTCTAAAAAAGAGCTTTCTCAAAAGTATTTAAAAGAAAAAGCTAAAACTACTTCTGATGAGAAAGAAAAAAAACTTCTAAACGAACTCTTAGAAATTTTAAAAGTCATAAAAGATAAAAAGAAAGAAATTAAAAGTTTAAAAAATGAACTTGAGGAAAAAACTCAAAATTTAATAGCAAAAGATACTAATAGAGAATTTTTAAAAGAGATTAGTATTTTAGAAAAATACCTAAACCTTTTAGAAAAAGAGGCAGATCTTAAGAAAGAGATAAAAGAGAAAGAAAAAGAGCTTGATAAAAAACTTCTTGAAAAGTATAAAAGTTTTACACAGGAAGAAGTTAGAGATTTAGTAATAAATAAAAAATGGTTGAAATCTTTAAAAGAAGCGGTAAATGATGAGATTGAAGAATTAATTATGAAACTGATTAATAGAATAAAAGAACTTTATGAAAGATACGAAAATCCATTACCTGAAATTGAGAAAGAAGCAGAAGAATACGAGCAAAAAGTAAAAGAGCATTTAAAAACAATGGGATTTAGTTTTTAG